A single region of the Phyllostomus discolor isolate MPI-MPIP mPhyDis1 chromosome 14, mPhyDis1.pri.v3, whole genome shotgun sequence genome encodes:
- the IER5 gene encoding immediate early response gene 5 protein, producing MEFKLEAHRIVSISLGKIYNSRVQRGGIKLHKNLLVSLVLRSARQVYLSDPCPGLYLAGPPGTPPQLPGELVAGPPAGWGEPPPPPAPAAWPESEPEQEHRAVLDTPRAGDLEPEATLTGARNTLQSTEAAAEEAGDSAGDSAGGLDIFPEGPRAARHYCGCLPGGGEKQGVLGAPLHGDGRCAEDKPPAPPPVCPRKRSAAGMGGCGPAGCPGSTPLKKPRWDLEEQPGRMEEEEEEMETGNVANLISIFGSSFSGLLRKSPGGGPEEAEGEGSNPEASEPGQICCDKPVLRDMNPWSTAIVAF from the coding sequence ATGGAGTTCAAGCTGGAGGCACACCGCATTGTCAGCATCTCCCTGGGCAAGATCTACAATTCACGGGTCCAGCGCGGTGGCATCAAGCTGCACAAGAACCTGCTGGTCTCACTGGTGCTGCGCAGCGCCCGCCAGGTCTACCTGAGCGACCCGTGCCCCGGTCTCTACCTGGCTGGTCCTCCTGGGACCCCACCGCAGCTGCCCGGGGAGCTGGTGGCCGGGCCCCCAGCGGGCTGGGGGgagccgcccccgccgcccgctCCCGCCGCCTGGCCAGAGAGCGAGCCGGAGCAGGAACACCGCGCAGTCCTAGACACGCCTCGGGCAGGTGACTTGGAGCCCGAGGCTACCCTGACCGGCGCCAGGAACACTCTTCAGAGCACAGAGGCAGCGGCCGAGGAAGCCGGGGACTCAGCCGGGGACTCAGCCGGAGGCTTGGACATCTTCCCTGAGGGTCCCCGAGCGGCGCGCCACTACTGCGGCTGCCTCCCTGGTGGCGGGGAGAAGCAGGGAGTGCTGGGCGCACCTCTCCACGGTGACGGCCGCTGCGCCGAGGACAAGCCCCCGGCGCCGCCCCCGGTCTGCCCTAGGAAGCGCAGCGCAGCGGGGATGGGCGGCTGTGGCCCCGCAGGCTGCCCCGGCTCAACCCCTCTGAAGAAGCCCCGTTGGGACTTGGAGGAGCAGCCTGGCaggatggaggaagaggaggaggagatggagacGGGTAACGTGGCTAACCTCATTAGCATCTTTGGTTCCAGCTTCTCAGGACTCTTACGAAAAAGCCCCGGGGGCGGCCCGGAGGAAGCCGAGGGAGAGGGGAGCAATCCGGAAGCCAGCGAGCCTGGGCAGATCTGCTGCGATAAGCCGGTGCTGAGAGACATGAACCCTTGGAGCACAGCCATCGTGGCCTTCTGA